The following coding sequences are from one Dreissena polymorpha isolate Duluth1 chromosome 8, UMN_Dpol_1.0, whole genome shotgun sequence window:
- the LOC127842158 gene encoding uncharacterized protein LOC127842158 has translation MATEAGEVSGPTDIGRCNLVKHHITLDNDRPFKQPYRRIPPGMFEEVRQHVKEMQQCGAIHTFESHLERLTSGFQRLEAHGLKLKGAKCEFFNNSGTFFQNKQQEDSSERVIAYASQGLRRSERNYPANKLEFLALKWAIANKFHDYLYATTFTVTTDNNPLTYVMSTAKLDATGQRWVAALSMYNFDITYKAGKLNSDCDGLSRRPQLFSDAIKAICESVPFQQPAVEFLAGVSASQMVTVDAIPSACTVNQIDWSKEQSCGRDISQVIDMVHSGTKPKAFKDLPVSVEKLIRNFDRLSLFDEVLYRNSILDGEQVRQLVVPYSYRLIACRGVHDDVGHPGRVKSLWLARQRFYWPGMEQCIDSHVSNCRSCICSKTPIVPSANLIPMETSRQMQLVCIDFLKVDQRKCGYEDVLVITDHFTRYAKAIPCRNQKATTTAKVLFEHFIAHYSFPEQLHSDQGRNFESQVFKELCNLANVRKTRTTPFIPWAYNATKSSSTGYSPHFLMFGWHPRLPVDAYLGTTPGNDGEACHSAYILKLQERLKFAYRVAGEYAKKRAAQNKALYDSKVKENQICINDLVLVRQVNLQGRHKLADKWEREPYIVLDISYEGQPVYRVQRENRRGPIRTLHRNMLLPFVSIPEPEQESQTVRKVKTCSKPSQNSGSDSDSSSNSDSSVQLYIIPQRRNPNTCIAVTPGPVTSISNPVNYHSSQSHSPDSISQPSLVRPSNQSVTGSHSTPVEIPVGSPLSHESSSSSSSLTQSIHENFPPSRPERQRSPPDLFGEWKFAQTAEYFV, from the exons ATGGCTACCGAGGCAGGGGAGGTATCAG GTCCTACTGATATTGGCCGTTGCAATTTGGTCAAGCACCACATCACGCTTGATAACGACAGGCCCTTCAAGCAGCCGTACCGTAGGATTCCCCCAGGGATGTTCGAAGAGGTGCGCCAACATGTCAAGGAGATGCAACAGTGCGGTGCAATAC ATACGTTTGAATCCCACCTTGAGCGATTAACTTCTGGTTTTCAGAGACTTGAGGCGCATGGCCTAAAGCTTAAAGGTGCTAAATGTGAGTTTTTCAACAACTCTGGCacattttttcagaacaag CAACAGGAAGACTCATCTGAGCGTGTTATAGCTTATGCAAGCCAAGGTCTCCGTCGCAGTGAGCGCAACTATCCTGCAAACAAATTGGAGTTCCTTGCACTGAAATGGGCTATAGCAAACAAATTTCATGACTATTTGTATGCAACAACATTTACAGTTACAACTGACAATAACCCTTTAACTTATGTCATGTCTACAGCAAAGCTTGATGCCACCGGTCAGCGATGGGTCGCCGCTTTATCGATGTACAATTTTGACATTACTTACAAAGCTGGTAAACTCAATTCAGATTGCGATGGTCTTAGCCGGAGACCACAGTTGTTCTCTGATGCTATTAAAGCTATTTGTGAGTCTGTTCCTTTTCAGCAACCAGCCGTTGAATTTCTGGCAGGTGTGTCTGCTTCACAGATGGTTACTGTGGATGCAATACCTTCGGCTTGTACAGTAAACCAAATTGATTGGTCAAAAGAACAGTCATGTGGCCGTGATATTTCACAAGTCATTGACATGGTTCATAGTGGTACAAAACCTAAAGCTTTTAAGGATCTACCAGTCAGTGTCGAAAAATTGATTAGGAATTTTGATCGCTTATCACTTTTTGATGAAGTTTTGTATCGCAATTCCATATTAGATGGTGAACAAGTCAGACAACTCGTGGTGCCATACTCCTATCGCTTAATAGCATGTCGGGGTGTGCATGATGATGTTGGCCATCCAGGGCGCGTCAAGTCTCTATGGCTTGCTCGACAGCGTTTTTACTGGCCAGGCATGGAACAGTGCATTGACAGCCATGTTTCTAACTGTAGGAGTTGTATTTGCAGTAAAACACCAATTGTTCCTTCTGCGAATCTAATTCCTATGGAGACCTCCAGGCAAATGCAACTAGTTTGCATTGATTTTCTTAAAGTTGATCAACGTAAATGTGGTTATGAGGATGTGTTGGTTATAACGGACCATTTTACCCGTTATGCCAAGGCAATCCCTTGTCGCAATCAGAAGGCGACAACAACTGCCAAGGTCTTGTTCGAACATTTTATTGCTCATTACTCATTCCCTGAGCAACTCCATTCTGATCAAGGCAGAAACTTTGAGAGTCAGGTCTTCAAGGAACTTTGCAACCTTGCAAATGTTCGGAAGACCCGGACCACACCTTTCATCCCATGG GCATACAATGCTACAAAGAGCAGCTCCACTGGGTATTCCCCACATTTCTTAATGTTCGGGTGGCACCCAAGATTACCGGTTGATGCATATCTTGGCACAACTCCAGGAAATGACGGAGAGGCATGTCACTctgcatacattttaaaattgcaGGAACGCCTCAAATTCGCATACAGAGTTGCTGGTGAGTACGCCAAAAAGCGTGCAGCACAAAACAAAGCTCTGTATGACAGTAAAGTTAAAGAGAATCAGATCTGCATTAACGATCTTGTACTTGTTAGACAAGTCAATCTGCAAGGCAGACATAAATTGGCTGACAAATGGGAGAGAGAACCATACATTGTTCTTGATATCTCATATGAAGGCCAGCCTGTGTACAGAGTACAGAGAGAGAACCGCAGGGGACCTATTCGAACTCTGCACAGGAACATGTTGTTACCTTTTGTTTCTATCCCAGAACCTGAACAGGAATCACAAACTGTCCGCAAGGTCAAAACGTGTTCAAAGCCTAGTCAAAATTCTGGTAGTGATAGTGACTCTAGTTCAAATTCTGATTCGTCTGTACAACTTTACATAATTCCACAGAGAAGGAACCCTAACACTTGTATTGCTGTAACTCCAGGCCCAGTGACCAGCATCAGTAACCCTGTTAATTATCATTCTTCGCAATCTCACTCACCTGATTCTATTTCACAGCCCAGTCTTGTACGTCCAAGCAACCAGTCAGTCACAGGCAGTCATTCCACTCCTGTAGAAATTCCTGTGGGTTCACCTCTTTCCCACGAATCAAGTTCTAGTAGCAGTTCTCTTACCCAGTCTATACATGAGAATTTTCCACCTAGCAGACCCGAACGCCAACGGAGCCCACCAGACCTGTTTGGGGAATGGAAATTTGCACAGACTGCAGAGTATTTTGTTTAA
- the LOC127842156 gene encoding zinc transporter ZIP3-like: MGGVELEMGVVVEGKFGTSSKVNLVVSWLDCFSGGVFFAATVLDLLPEAREVMENALKHYDFETEYPLTELLLCVGFFSMLFVEHLSHFLCSPRKVEKSNEANAEPQQHEDVAIEVHGKHSENTVIFESCIDSSVSQTYGAIGQPGKEKSPVWSAIPTDSFATDTKNKSSLSVAFTSDDGKNPDIRNAESTNLLSDANTSTEPRTEEGKRSKIRGAVLLIALSLHMIFDGLALGLLTETSAVWQLLGALSVHKCLVFFTIGIQSVEILSSSKKAACIVIVLALVSPLGLLIGEAINSSDDVITRDTVSAVLQGIATGTFLFVTFFEILLRELGSHNSTLLKIIFSFFGFVLMALVRLLAHED, translated from the exons ATGGGCGGGGTGGAGTTGGAGATGGGGGTGGTGGTGGAGGG AAAATTTGGGACTTCAAGTAAAGTTAACCTGGTCGTTAGTTGGTTGGACTGCTTTTCTGGCGGGGTGTTTTTCGCAGCAACGGTTTTGGACCTTTTACCGGAAGCGCGCGAGGTGATGGAAAATGCGCTGAAGCACTATGACTTTGAAACGGAATATCCGCTCACGGAACTGCTTTTATGTGTAGGTTTCTTCTCTATGTTATTCGTTGAACATTTATCTCATTTCCTCTGCTCACCGAGAAAAGTGGAAAAATCCAACGAGGCAAACGCAGAGCCTCAACAACACGAAGACGTTGCAATAGAAGTACACGGCAAACACAGCGAGAACACGGTCATCTTCGAGTCGTGTATCGACAGTTCTGTAAGTCAAACGTATGGCGCCATTGGCCAACCTGGCAAAGAAAAATCACCGGTCTGGTCAGCAATTCCTACAGACAGTTTCGCCACCGACACCAAAAATAAAAGCAGTCTCAGCGTTGCATTTACTAGTGATGACGGTAAGAATCCAGACATTCGAAACGCTGAATCGACCAACTTATTATCAGACGCAAATACTTCGACGGAGCCAAGAACAGAAGAGGGCAAGCGTTCAAAAATTCGGGGAGCGGTTCTACTTATAGCTCTGTCACTTCATATGATATTTGATGGTCTCGCACTTGGCCTGTTGACAGAGACGTCCGCCGTTTGGCAACTTCTGGGGGCGCTTTCTGTTCACAAATGTCTTGTGTTTTTCACGATTGGCATCCAGTCAGTTGAAATACTGTCGTCATCGAAGAAAGCGGCATGCATAGTTATTGTCTTGGCCCTTGTCAGTCCACTCGGCCTCCTTATCGGCGAAGCTATAAATAGCTCCGATGACGTCATCACACGGGACACCGTTTCAGCGGTACTTCAAGGAATCGCCACGGGGACTTTCCTTTTCGTGACATTCTTTGAGATTTTGTTACGTGAACTTGGTTCACATAACTCAACGCTTCTGAAAATTATTTTCAGTTTCTTTGGATTTGTACTTATGGCACTTGTTCGTCTGCTAGCGCATGAGGATTAA
- the LOC127842157 gene encoding zinc transporter ZIP2-like encodes MCCSSYFGLNFQCSEATSATIRKKEKNKIQCNGIGNSADVKDNGNEILVHSEFEDSSYADDLTYHTYGTVGESVDKSGINPYAGSGLSRDGTPFQTEVVFYNSDRIIIRNKASPEVDVKPSTHDVIRSALDIDADDIRRLKIRGIVLMVALSLHMIFDGLAIGLMTKSSKVWQLLGAVALHKCLVFFTIGLQSLEILASAKKSVFVIVFLAIISPIGILIGEAINSFDDVTARETVPAVLQGIATGTFLFVTFFEILFRELGAQDPELLKIMFSFIGFVLIALVRLMTND; translated from the exons ATGTGTTGCTCGTCCTATTTTGGGCTCAACTTCCAATGCAGTGAAGCCACAAGCGCCACAAtaagaaaaaaagagaaaaacaaaatacaatgcaACGGAATTGGTAACAGCGCCGATGTCAAAGATAACGGCAATGAGATTCTAGTACATAGCGAATTCGAAGACTCCTCATACGCTGACGATTTAACCTACCACACATATGGCACTGTGGGCGAATCCGTAGACAAATCTGGTATCAATCCTTACGCCGGAAGTGGGTTGTCACGTGATGGGACGCCGTTTCAGACGGAAGTCGTGTTCTACAACAGTGACCGGATCATTATTCGCAATAAGGCGTCTCCGGAAGTTGACGTAAAGCCAAGCACACACGATGTCATTCGAAGCGCTTTAGACATTGACGCAGATGACATCAGACGTTTGAAAATACGAGGGATTGTCTTAATGGTTGCCTTGTCACTGCATATGATTTTCGATGGTCTGGCGATAGGACTTATGACAAAATCGTCCAAGGTTTGGCAGCTTCTTGGAGCTGTTGCTCTACACAAGTGTCTAGTATTCTTCACAATTGGCCTCCAGTCTTTGGAGATTCTCGCATCCGCAAAGAAAT CCGTGTTTGTTATTGTATTCCTGGCCATTATTAGTCCGATCGGAATCCTTATCGGCGAAGCTATAAATAGTTTCGATGACGTCACCGCAAGGGAGACCGTTCCTGCGGTTCTGCAAGGAATTGCCACAGGGACTTTCCTGTTTGTGACGTTTTTCGAGATTTTATTTCGGGAATTGGGCGCACAAGATCCAGAATTGCTGAAAATTATGTTTAGCTTTATCGGATTTGTACTCATTGCACTTGTGCGCCTAATGACCAATGACTAG
- the LOC127841470 gene encoding uncharacterized protein LOC127841470, whose translation MENALEHYNYHTEYPLTELLLCVGLFLILAIEHFSHMCCSPKKKPQEKSPILGSTSNAVKPQAPHKEEKEKNKIQCNGIGHSADVKDKGNEILVHSEFEDSSYADDLTYHTYGTVDESLDKSGINPYAGSGLSRDGTPFQTEVVFYNSDRIIIRNKASPEVDVKPSTHDVIRSALDIDADDIRRLKIRGIVLMVALSLHMIFDGLAIGLMTKSSKVWQLLGAVALHKCLVFFTIGLQSLEILASAKKAVFVIVFLAIISPIGILIGEAINSSDDVTARETVSAVLQGIATGTFLFVTFFEILFRELGAQDPELLTIMFSFIGFVLIALVRLMTND comes from the coding sequence ATGGAAAATGCGCTTGAACACTACAATTATCATACTGAATACCCTTTAACTGAACTACTTTTATGTGTTGGCCTGTTCTTGATATTGGCTATTGAGCATTTCTCCCATATGTGTTGCTCACCGAAGAAAAAGCCCCAAGAAAAGAGTCCAATTTTGGGCTCAACTTCCAACGCAGTAAAGCCACAAGCGCCACACAAAGAGgaaaaagagaaaaacaaaatacaatgcaACGGAATTGGTCACAGCGCCGATGTCAAAGACAAAGGCAATGAGATTCTAGTACATAGCGAATTCGAAGACTCCTCATACGCTGACGATTTAACCTACCACACATATGGCACTGTGGACGAATCCTTAGACAAATCTGGTATCAATCCTTACGCCGGAAGTGGGTTGTCACGTGATGGGACGCCGTTTCAGACGGAAGTCGTGTTCTACAACAGTGACCGGATCATTATTCGCAATAAAGCGTCTCCGGAAGTTGACGTAAAGCCAAGCACACACGATGTCATTCGAAGCGCTTTAGACATTGACGCAGATGACATCAGACGTTTGAAAATACGAGGGATTGTCTTAATGGTTGCCTTGTCACTGCATATGATTTTCGATGGTCTGGCGATAGGACTGATGACAAAATCGTCCAAGGTTTGGCAGCTTCTTGGAGCTGTTGCTCTACACAAGTGTCTAGTATTCTTCACAATTGGCCTCCAGTCTTTGGAGATACTCGCATCCGCAAAGAAAGCCGTGTTTGTTATTGTATTCCTGGCCATTATTAGTCCGATCGGAATCCTTATCGGCGAAGCTATAAATAGTTCCGATGACGTCACCGCAAGGGAGACCGTTTCTGCGGTTCTGCAAGGAATTGCCACAGGGACTTTCCTGTTTGTGACGTTTTTCGAGATTCTATTTCGGGAATTGGGCGCACAAGATCCAGAATTGCTGACAATTATGTTTAGCTTTATCGGATTTGTACTTATTGCACTTGTGCGCCTTATGACCAATGACTAG